The genomic DNA gacaCTGCACGCAAACCGAAGGCAAAAGACAgcgcaaaagaaaatacacaaaagaaaatgtaaaggATGAGTGGGagagcaaacagaagcaacagaatGTGGCGATTGTACTCGGTCGCAGGTCGTATTGAACTTGTGCCAAATTCTCATCTCATACCACAAAAGCTGAgtgaaatggaaagaaaaagaaacacaggGAACAGATGAACTATAGGTTGGCCCTGTCCAAAATTATTTAGCCGGATGTTCattataaatatgaatgaCACATAATTATAGAATGCATGAAAAGTCTGTTCAATTGCAAGATAATCTTTAATCTCTTCCCCCCTCAGCCTGGTCCGATTCCTGGCATGCGTCCTCCAATGGGCGCCGGAGCgttgcaacagccacagcagcgaggcagcagcatgggCTTTCTAATGCCACTCTACACCATCGGAATTGTCGTGTTCTTTGGCTACACGATAATGAAGGTAAGCACTAATACATTCTGCCCAAAAAGTGACATTCCTCATCGTAATTCCTGCGCAGATTGCATTCAAGAAGCAAGTGCCCAATGCACCATACGGACCAGCACCATCGGATCCCGGCTTCCGGCAGCAAGTCTTCGGGCAGCAGGCGCACAGTCAAGTGGAGGATTTGGGCGGCACCAAATTGGGTGAGTGCTCGGCTAGTTGCAGTCACATTTATGACTTACTTTTCTTGTAGTTGTTACACacaacgcagcagcaacaccatccACCGACATCCACCAcaatatacacaaaaacacaacttAACCCACGAGTCGATCCTAACCGAACCATCAATTATTTTTGAACTTTTTCTGCTTCCACCGTCCCGCCCATGCACACACATCTGAACTGCCTCTGCCCCGCCTGCATATGCGATAAAAGGCTGGCGAGAACACCAGACAAGTAAGCCAGATATGGAAGATGCAATGAATTTTGTTCGTATCGTATCTTGAGTTCGGTTCTAGACCACTGACGATGGCGAAGGAAAGCTTCGCCCACTCTTGAGTTTTGAAATATGTCCTCCTCATTTGGTTTTAGTATCTTTTTGCGGataaatgtatatgtttatactcgtgttttgtttattgtgtaTCCTAGATGTATCCTAGCTGTATCCTAGCTGTATCCTAGATGTTGTATCTAAGTGTTTACTAACTCATAAACCAATCACGAAATCACAGATTGAGTCACGGCCACCCCCCTCACACATGAatccatatatttatgtacatttagtTTGCTCTGATTTCCCCTACACCCCACCCTGTACATAGATTAGcttgtttgtttccttttggcctcaatctcaatctcaaaGCAAAACTCGTACGCAAATTTTATAGGAAGTGCAGCTGTtaaggcgcaggcgcaggcgctcGAGGCCCCCATGAATGGAAGACAGCGGAGCCACGACGAGGAGCTCTACAATGTCAGCGTGTCGGCCACCGAGGTGGCCAGCAGTCTGTCCAACTCGCTCAAGCAGCACCAGGAGAagatggagaaggagcagctgaTGGAGATTGAGAAGCTGCGCCAGAAGCTCGAGGACACGGAGCGAGCGATGGCCAAGCTGATTGCCGAAATGAACACCGATCAGTATGAGGCAAAGGTTAGCATCGTCACCAAGCGTTACCAGCGCACcagttacagatacaaaaaaatagcatTTTCTATATCATTTTTACGATCGTAGCGAACTCGTTCAGTTAGCCAGGCACCAATGACGATCCGTCAACATTTCGATATCATTTATTAATACTTATCCTGTTTCTTTGTGTTCTCATTTTTCAAGATGATTGCCATGAAGTTTCTCAAGCGGCAGCCAAATTTCTaagaccaaaaacaaaaccaacattCAATTCACATCTaatcaaacaatcaatcaatcaatcagacCAATATCAGATCAAAGATCCATACCTAAGTACAAGCCAACAAATAGATTacttctttgtttttggtttctagTAGAATagatgaaatgaaatgaatttgaaTATCTCTTTGGAATGGTTTCTCTTGCTCCCCTTCTTCCCTCTCCCCTACCCCTTTCTACTTCATTTTCTTGTACACATTCCCAGCAGCGGCATGTTTACCGTTATCTATCTCCTGTGCATACTatcgttgtctctctctcactctctctgactgtcgctctctgtgtctgtaACTATTGCATGGAGCTGAGAACACTATCTCTGCCGCTCTATCTCTGTTCTTGCTCGTCTGCAGTCGATCGGCATGCGATATAACTTCCCCAAATAAGTACTAACCAActttaatatatataaatgtattaaCTACCTGCACCTCTGTCTAAACTGTTTCAAACTAAATTCTTATGATGGGGACATATTTTACAATTCAAATCGGGCCAATCTCTACTCGAAATTAATGCTAGTATTCTCTAGACTCTAGACTGAAACATCACATTGCCAATATACTCGTTAATCatgccatttatttgtacCATAAGCTATAGGATttacaatataaatattcacaTGTATCTGTCGTTTCTACGTTTTTCATGTTTCTCACTCTCATGTGTATTCCAAACcacaaaatcgaaaaaatgcaatttattgtgtgataatgaaacaaaaccaaaaccatgATTCGAAAACCCGAATTCTGTATAGTTGTAACGGCGATACAAGGTTTGATAGACGCTGCCGATGAGCAATTGAACGTTCGAGACAAGCAGAGGAGTGATACTGATACTGAAACTGATTTGAATAAGGTTAGAAGCCGTCAAAGGGTCCCACACGGCAATCGTTGAACATTACCTTTAGATAATAATGTACTGTTCATTATCTGAATATCTAATTATGTATTCTTTCTGTTTATTAACCAAGAACCTTCGACTAATTGAGTTTTGTTGCGTTTCACCTAACCACAAATTGAAGTAATTTATATCTCGATTAtgatttttaatgttttttgcGGCTGTACAAAATGCTTGAATTCAATACGGAGTTCTTCGCGCTTCTGGCAGCTGTAATTTCTAACCTTTCCCTATACCATCCCGCAGCAAAACGACAgcgaaaaaacgaaagaacaactggagaaggagaacaTTTCCAATGGGCATGTAAACACCATCACAGACCAGGGAGCGgcaggcaaacagcagcagaggaagcgTCGGGACCTAAGCGCTGAGCGAGAACTAACGGTAAAGATATCTATATCTGTATATTCGTAGATTTGTTGAAGTAAATAACCCATTGTTTGGTCAGGTATTGGGCATGGAGGTAACAGCCAGTTGCGAGGGCGGCCGCAAATGGACCGGACGCCCTCCAACGCCTGTTTTCCGAGCACCAAGCGAACATGTAAGTGCCACCTGCCCCGACAACTGATCCAACCAATACCAACCGCTTTCCAATTACTAACATTTTGCCTCACTAACAACACGTTTACTCCTTCAATTGCAGTCCAAATTGGAAGGAAATCTACCCGAGCCGCAGTCCATTTACTTGGAAGGCGCTCTGGCACACGATTCACAGATTTTGGTGACCGACGCCCAGACCAAGCGCGAAGAGGTCTACGATGCTGAGCTCAATGGATCCGCCGAGGAACCAGCCGTACGTAAAAGAGAAGCACCCCCTTCCAAGTTCCTTTCTGACTTACATTTACTCGCGCTTTCAGGTCATTCTTAGCAGCAAGATGACATTATCATTGATTAATTTGGAtgcaaatcaacaaaatggcaatgtGGGCAAACCCGGCATCGAGAGTCCCCTGGCTGATGATATTGAAATAATTGGCCACGACGAGCAATAGAGATGCGGACACTACTCTGATATACAAATCGAATTCGATGGCAAAAGATGAAGACCTAATTTTGATGAAATAATttgcagaggagcagagagtgAAATAATTCGAAAATTTCGTTGAACGACGTTGAGCATTACGACTGATTAACATGAAACAGAATTGCCAATAATTTGATATCtaatttgtatatacatattgtatgtttTGATACTgtattcgttttgttttcgaaaACGCCAACTGCTCTGCCAACTGTATGGCCCCGCCAACCCTCCTGCTCTGTGAAACTGTTCCCCACTTTGGTCAAACCCACTCGAAATCCCATCTGCATGCCATGCCACCAAAATGCAGTCTCCATCAAGTGCGTGAACCCTATCCGCATGCAATTTTATGTGAATAATGTTAGTTGAAACTCGAGGCAAGAACTAGTCTACCACTAAGCTAAGCGcatacaaaattcaaaatcgCATCGTCTATTATTCTGCACTCTACTCTAAAATACTTTTCgcataaaacaaaattgatcTTCTCGTTGCGTGGgaaatataaattacattaatAAACAGCGTTCTATTGCACCTTATGATTAAAGAACAACTAAACTAATATTAGTGCCACAGCGTTTGTGAATCTAGTATAGcgaataaattgaaaaaccGGACTTGAACACGAGAAAGTTTGCCGACTTTTAGTGGTGCTATTGTTTCGGATCTTAAAATTAACGACCAAAGCCTCATTTTTGGCTCCACTTGAAttggtattttattttgaatatgtAACGCATTACcagtaatatttattttcgcgTGTACACACTGCCATGATATCTGCTGTAGATTTTGGTATATTATAAATCCGAGGGTTTGTTGGTATAtattatcgataaatccgcggtcacactgcacactGCCATCAGCTGTTTGTTGTCAAATAAATTTCTGAAATTACGTAAATTTCGACAGGTTAGTATATTTAACAATTAATATGATTGTACTGCCATCGAAATAGGCCTCAATGTCTTGGCAGACATACCCTACAttgaggcaggaggcagcttCCTGTAGTTTAATGGCAGCGGGTAGAAAAGATTTCTCTGCATTTGTTTATGTCTAAAGCTTTTGCGTGTACTTTCAGCCGACAATGTCGATCTTACGCTCCAAATACTACGATCATCCCGATGGGGAGGATGCCTTTGGCAAGATTGTGGCCACTAACAAATACGCACTCGCCgccggcctggcctggtccaCAGTCGATGTGCTGACGCTGGCGAAGCCGAAGGGCTACCTGCCCACACTGGGTCGCTTTGCCTACAACACGGGTCCGCTGATGGGCATGGCAACGGCATTTACGCTCACCACACTGGCAGCCACAAATGCTCGCGGAAAGGATGACAAGTGAGTGGACAAAAAGAGCCTTGGACTGGCTGCCTGGAATAACATTATTTATATTGCAGAATTAACTACTTGCTGGGCGGTTTCGCTGCTGGTGGCGTGTTCGGTGCATGGAAACACAACCATGTGGCCGGTCTCTGTGCTGGACTTTTCCTAGGTTAGTGATCTCCAGCGTCGCTGTGCATTGcttatattaatattttgctgCGTTTTGCAGGCATTGCCGGTGTCATCAAGAAGATGTCCATTGAGCAGGGCTGGGAGTTCTTCCCCGACTCGCCCACCAAGCAGTACGGCGGCGTCAACATTGCCGAAaacgattggagcattatggCCGATCGCCCCAAGGGCTGGACCACGGAGAAGCAGGCCTAGACGTGGAGTCTACGTTCTTGTGTTTAGTTTAATGATTCAATTAGTGAAGGATTAGGCCGAATTCCTGTGCGCCACTGCTGCAGCCGAATAAAAGCCAAGTGAGAAGTGATAATGTCAGTTGAAGCCGCAATCTGCAGTTGTCCATTCCCAATATCAAATGGTgccacaggcaggcaggccacagCACCGTTGGCCACTCAGATATGCAAACGAGtaaaaatgtgccacaaaaactTATCAGCTCTTGGCGTGAATGAATGACGGGCCCAACGACTTGGTGGGACCACAAAAGGAAGCATGGGGAGAAACGAGTCACGCTCCTATGTGGCTACAGcagtttatttctttatttttttgtaaaatcCATGAATGTGCATTTACTCATGCTTTTGGGCTTTTTCACTTTATGTACGCGATGGCTTTCGTCGAGGCGTGCGGCGAGGTGAGTCATGGCCAAATGACAGcagtacatacatttgtatttatgtacatatgtctacGGCTATATGGCATCTTGTGCATACTAATGCtagttttcgttttgggtGTATTCAAACCATCAGAAATTCCCTTCGTGCAGCAAGTTTTAGCCAATCTCCCACCTTAACCTTTGCCTACCTCAGAATTTCTGTTTGAGCTGCTGATTTGGCTCTGCTTGCGgctggtttattttttgtgtttcgcTGTTGATAGCCGTTTTTGAACAAAGAAATCTTTAGCTGGTCTTGGGCAGTTATGAAAGAAGAAAGTTGAACCCTAAGCAGATATTTGGGGAATCTATAATACCCCACATTATATAGGAGTTTCGTATGCAGGGACTACTTATTGATATTCTTTCTGTTTTAGAACTCGCCAAACATTCCTTCCGCCACTCACCTTGATCTTTAGTCCATGTGGCCCACATCCCCGCCCTGCGCTGCCTGCCCTGGTTTGAGAACCAGTCGAGCAGCTTGCCCCCGTAGCAAATTAAAGTGCGCCGAGCGGAGAACTCGCGCTGAATCTGTATCCGAATCTGACGCTGACTAATCTGTGGCAGCtggctccactccacttcactgcATGCTGGCTCTTTCGCTGGCTCCGTGGCTCCCCAACTGCTGTCATTGCCTCTCAGCATGTTTGAGCATAAACTTGGAAGATATTCGCGATCGCTTCGGCCAGTGATTTATGGTAGATGAATGCTGCGGGAATGACATCATCAGTGCCAATTCGTCTTGGGACTTAGGGGGAGATGTATCTGCCGCGGATTACTATTCAACTCGGGAGACgacaaaagttaattaaaaataaaacatggaattgtttttactttttcatACTTTCGCTTCCTGGCAGACAGGGGAGGCtccataaatattgaataagTCTTCAATTCACACTTATTCATTTGTACCCCTCATTACCAGTGGTTGGTAGCCTGCCTCGCGTGCCACCAGGAGCTCAGGAATCAAATATGCTAATTTCCGGCTGGGATTAACACTTACCCCCTGCCTGGCTCCGATGTTCTGCTGTACATTGAAGGGGTATAAAGTAGCCGAAAAGCTTTCAAATTAATGAAACACTTGAGAGCCATCAAATGGGAACTTTATTTGTAATGTCAAAATATTGAATTGAGGAGTTGCCCAGCCACATTCCCTTCCCCACCGCTTCACTTCCATATAAATGTGAAGTGGTCACGCAGCTGTATGCCGTCGAGGATCCGCAGATCTAGAGTCGTGGCAAGAGGCTCGTAATTAATCTTATTACGAGTAATGCGACTGCTCACTCCACTGGCTTGATGCGTTTTTATGGAATTGTGACTGGTCCGCCCGGTCGCCTGTCGTGTAATCCCTTCAATAAAAGCGGCGCAATTCAGGCGACACCACTGTCAATTAATCACCAAGACATTGCCAAGACGGTGATGCAGTTGTGTGCATCGCAGCTGTATTCTGGATCTGCATGAGCCCCCCCACCCGGCACCAGCATTATCTGCGGGCAGACAACGAAGGTTGCACTCGAGGGCCCTGAGCTCCTAAGTCTCGCTCACAATTCTGCAATTAAAGACACAAAAGATGCAGGCTGCACAACGCTTTTTCTTCAAGTGTACATACTAATCGGCATtctgcctttttgttgttgccattcaATTGGTGTCAAACTCCAGCAACTTAAGGAACTCGCACAGTGGAAAGCAAATTTAAACTCAACTTTTCACCAGTAAAGAAAGAGCATTGTAACCACTGTGCCTCGCCGCAGACAGTGATCATGTTTGTGCCTATGTCTACGGAATCAGGGACACAATTCATCATTGGACACAAAAACATTGCGAGAGTCGGAGAAGAGCTTCGGCatcagctacagctacagctgcacAGCAACGTTGCCACAACATTTGTCTGTGTTTGGTTACAATGACATTCAATAAcctccaccacctcctccacctcgGCTCCGCTGGCGATGCTCATCTTCCGGCAAAACAGACAACAGTCGTCTCAGAAAGCGCTCGGCAGCTTCGGTTATTGTGGaagatgcaaatgcaacagccTCCGTTGCGACGAATGGGCTTAAGTGTATGCATATGGGTATCAGATTCACTTAACCCGATCCGCATCGGGGTCATAAGTGCAgagtaaataaaacattttacagcCTCAACGAACGTGCCGCCATGGAAACCCAGCTGAAGACCAAGACGATGACGAACTCCAAACAAATGAAGTGATTGAATGCGTTGCGCagacgcaaaagcaaaagctggaAGAGTGGGGACAGCGAAAATGACAAGAGCACGCGTTGGAGTTCCAGTCCCCCAgtggaaaaagagaaagattgattgaatttttgtttcctttttgagTTCATCAATTCAGACGAtctgaatggaaatggaaatatataCTCGAAATGTTTTTGGAACTCGCTGCTTTTACATGGAGGATCCATCCATCGATCGATccattatgtgtgtgttcttgtaAACGGTCTGATGCGGGGGGGAGTGAGTATAACAATCCATCAAAATGGATTGCTTGGAGCCACtatttcttctctctctaATGATGAGCGTTTAGTTGTACGTAAATCGATTAGTTCTAAGGCCATTCTCTCATATATTAAATTCCGTGCGAGTATAACGCATATTTCATTGTGATTGACAGCTGTGTTTGCACATAGAACTTGCATCATCTTGAATGTGAAACATATTGCCACTGAAAGTGTTTACTTTGTGGCGAATTGTATTTGATTTGGTCATAAAACTACTGCACATAGGGATCAGCAAAGGCATGCAAATACTTCAGTAGGGAGagtgcataaatcaaatgaaaattcgTCACATGCGACAGCTCCCCACAGGGTACttgtcccgttccgttccgttccgtctcTCCCCTTTCGCTGCCTGCCAGACACGCAACATTTGTTGTAAATGAAGTGAAACACATGGAACTTGGggcttggtttggtttggtttgggttggTTCATTCCATTGCCAGTCGGAGCCAGTTGCTGCATCCCGATGGAATGGCAATTATTTCCAATGCCAGGCTGTGGCTGAGTGATGCTGCAGTTCTTGTTCTGCCGCTACTGCTTAGCCAGAGCCAAGATCCTACTCTTTTGTGGGGACGATCCCCCTATCATTCCTCACTGCTCTTGACGGCGTCGTTGGCCTGTTCAAGTGGGATTCTTGAACTGCCATTCTTCCTCCGGCAGCGCACCCAttcctcactctctgtctctctctctctcttctcgtGCTTCCGTTTGGTTCGGCTCTGCAGCATCATAAATCTCCGAGTGGGCGTGGAACGGGCGAGAGGGCAAGCTCCGCTCGTGACGCATATGAACTTTGCTTCCAATATTTCCAATCAATACGAAgtcccgctctctctgtctctcgttctctctttgATAAGACATAAAATTGGAGCCACGCAGAATATCAATTCAAGACAAGACAGAGAACCATTTAAAAGTCATTTCCAAGTCTGCATTCGAGGCTTAAGTGTTCTTAATGGGAGCTTCCAACATCCATCGAACCAttagcatatatgtatgtacatatttacatacatatgtacatatgtacatattccaAAAGTGCATTGGCCACGCAGTCGAAAGAATCTGTACAATTTGGGAAGCTCTCAATTGCTGGCCTGCCTTCCCCTTTTCCAATGGATTCTATTCTCCCTCTTTTCGGTTTGTGTGCAGGCAGACCTCTGGGAAATCTGTGCTGGCGCATTATTAACAATTCCATTAATTTTTCCTCGAATTTCTTGCCGCTGCTCTAATTATGAATATGTTCTTCATGTGGCttctgattctgtttctgcttctgcctctgttgGGCCCCTACTCACTCAATTGATTCAATTACGACTGTTCGAGCAAATCAAAGATTCCGATTCGATTCGGTGGCTGATCCAATCCATAGATATTCTCAATTGGTCCATGGCTGAGGCCACAGAAAAATGTGCACCCGATTTGTATTTCTCTCTTGGGATTGAGGCTAAACTGTGATTTATTGCTCATGCAGTTTGTATGATTAATTGAACGATTAATTAGGCAAAGAACTGTAAAATTTGAGACGTTTTTGCATTGGTTTTTGGAGCGATTATGTTCGCTGTCTTGAGGTGTGGTTACAATTCAGCAAGCAATCCCCAGTTGAATGGCAAACCCTGAACCCAACCTTACATAAAAACCAGTTCATGTTTAATTTCTGATCTTTGATAGTCTGAAACTAAGTAATTTTCTGCTGGAGTAGAAGCTTTCTTTCTGCAATAAAGGAAATGCCACTGAATTGGAATGTTTTTCCTGCGATTGGCAGGCGCTTTTCCATGTCTGtcgtatatgtatatctgtcaGTATCTGGGCATTGCCATCTCGAAATTTGCTCCCCATTCGATTGATTTGTCTTCCGCTTTTGCTCGTTCCCCTGCTACTGCTACCGTCGCTGCCACACCCCCAACCAAGACAATTGGCGTCGCTGTCTATCTGTTCCACATTTACCGCTATCTATtgaatgtctctctctctttttttcggcCTGTTTTGGCATCGTCTGCCCTTTTCTCCCACTTTGCTCCCCAAAGCTTTAATTGCGACTTTTGTAGTTGTCATCGCTTGTGTCCCGTTCGGCAGTGCTCTTAAGTACGAGACCGAGTATCTATTGGATGGCCATCGTTCCGAATCGTTTCGCTTCGCTCAGATACGAAAGTTTCCGTTGTagatggagtggagtgggggaGCGGGGAGGGTGCCAATTTGTGGTTTTCTTCCTCAATTGTAAGACACGAgtatctctctccctttccctcttTCTGTATTGTGTCGCAGTCTCTTTGCCATATCCATTGCTTCCTCTACATAAAGAATTATATTCTCTATTTTAAGCCACTTTTCTATTGTTGTGAGTCGGAACCgctattaaaattaataaaaaaagaaccaTAGATCTGCGTCTGAGGCACGCTCCCCACCTTGTCGATTAGCACTTTGCCGCATGCCTCTGGATTTTACGGCTAACCGAGAAGATTTGTCGCTGACAACTCGGGAACAGCCTGCAGCAAGTCGCAGAAGTAGAAGTAATAATTGCTCACATCACGCACAACTCCCATAAAAACGACTCTTTGGGGGGAGGGTTGGGGATGGAGTGGGCGAACAGACTCCTATTTGGGTCAAAATGATCTACACATTCGTGCAGCAGTACAGCAGTACTTCCCATTAATCAATGCGaggagggtgtgtgtgtgagagtgtcaTTAAATTTCGGAACAAATCAAAACCTTTTTCACTTAATGTAAAGTTTACAAAATATACGgcagtttccatttccatgtttATGGAGTGTCAAGCGATGCAATTTATGGAAACGGAAGCCACCCCCGAGGGATAGAGGGTCACAACATTATCGAAATTGAATTACTTTTACCAATTTGTAATACAAAACGCCCTCGAAGTGCAATTTATAGATATTTACAAGGGTTGTTTCCACTACAAATGGAAACATAGGAACTATGTATAgatatggatggatggatactAGGATATTCGGTTCTTAAACAGCAAAATTGGTCGCACAAATCATATTTCTAGTTGCTCTCCATCTTGGAAAGTGTTTCCCACAGAGTTATCACATTTCTCCCACACTTGCATGTTCTTTCGCttatttggtttattattCTTATAACCtgcacagcataaataaacaaaaaatgttaacaGACTTTGCTTTGCCCAAAAAAACCCCCCTTTCCGCTCCAGATTCTCCCTTTTGTTTGAAGTCTAAGGGAGATTGTGAATGCCTAACcataaaaaaggagaaaatCCCCCTTCTGGAGTGCAAACAAAATAGAATTACGTATTCGGCATAAGGACACACTTACGGGTTATCCTGCGTATGACTTGGCGCACGCGTCCCTTAAACCCAGGATGGCAGCtggcaaaaaaacaaaaagaaatactcGTACCGCGAGACCTCCCGTCTCGTTGGCTGCCTGATTTCATTACTCATTCCATGGACTTGAAAGACCTTCTTTCTGCATTTGGCGGTTCTGTTAAGTCCTCGTTTATCCGATGTTAAgtcccaaaataaaaaaaagtcaaCCCGCCAGTGCTTCTTCCGTGATATTTATTAACTGAGGGACGACTTGGAAACTTTTATGACTCTCCCGGCTGGAGTTATGATTTCGGTTTGTGTCCCCTGGGGCAAACGGGATTCTTATCGAATTAAAAATTCCGTTAttaaaaaaaccacaacaaacaaCTACTTCATAAGCGAAAGTCAGCAAAATGCTGGCCAACTATAAACATTAAC from Drosophila subobscura isolate 14011-0131.10 chromosome E, UCBerk_Dsub_1.0, whole genome shotgun sequence includes the following:
- the LOC117889949 gene encoding uncharacterized protein LOC117889949 isoform X14 encodes the protein MPPAAVAPSQPATAKKRPSAVKEEGMTPKKTALIIVTVIGCIAILWPKVFHPMMFGSAPLPKQQNLKEQRSGAPGGCCDVVLDREQFMNASKPDAAVPFGPHLYRKHVNLYTGEISLRQERPAHLHPESIYQAMRERGRAIPATPTVPIVERKSSPSNPPPRIVDGRPGPIPGMRPPMGAGALQQPQQRGSSMGFLMPLYTIGIVVFFGYTIMKIAFKKQVPNAPYGPAPSDPGFRQQVFGQQAHSQVEDLGGTKLGWREHQTRSAAVKAQAQALEAPMNGRQRSHDEELYNVSVSATEVASSLSNSLKQHQEKMEKEQLMEIEKLRQKLEDTERAMAKLIAEMNTDQYEAKL
- the LOC117889949 gene encoding uncharacterized protein LOC117889949 isoform X2, with product MPPAAVAPSQPATAKKRPSAVKEEGMTPKKTALIIVTVIGCIAILWPKVFHPMMFGSAPLPKQQNLKEQRSGAPGGCCDVVLDREQFMNASKPDAAVPFGPHLYRKHVNLYTGEISLRQERPAHLHPESIYQAMRERGRAIPATPTVPIVERKSSPSNPPPRIVDGRPGPIPGMRPPMGAGALQQPQQRGSSMGFLMPLYTIGIVVFFGYTIMKIAFKKQVPNAPYGPAPSDPGFRQQVFGQQAHSQVEDLGGTKLGSAAVKAQAQALEAPMNGRQRSHDEELYNVSVSATEVASSLSNSLKQHQEKMEKEQLMEIEKLRQKLEDTERAMAKLIAEMNTDQYEAKQNDSEKTKEQLEKENISNGHVNTITDQGAAGKQQQRKRRDLSAERELTVLGMEVTASCEGGRKWTGRPPTPVFRAPSEHSKLEGNLPEPQSIYLEGALAHDSQILVTDAQTKREEVYDAELNGSAEEPAVILSSKMTLSLINLDANQQNGNVGKPGIESPLADDIEIIGHDEQ
- the LOC117889949 gene encoding uncharacterized protein LOC117889949 isoform X6, whose translation is MPPAAVAPSQPATAKKRPSAVKEEGMTPKKTALIIVTVIGCIAILWPKVFHPMMFGSAPLPKQQNLKEQRSGAPGGCCDVVLDREQFMNASKPDAAVPFGPHLYRKHVNLYTGEISLRQERPAHLHPESIYQAMRERGRAIPATPTVPIVERKSSPSNPPPRIVDGRPGPIPGMRPPMGAGALQQPQQRGSSMGFLMPLYTIGIVVFFGYTIMKIAFKKQVPNAPYGPAPSDPGFRQQVFGQQAHSQVEDLGGTKLVVTAIQGLIDAADEQLNVRDKQRSDTDTETDLNKQNDSEKTKEQLEKENISNGHVNTITDQGAAGKQQQRKRRDLSAERELTVLGMEVTASCEGGRKWTGRPPTPVFRAPSEHSKLEGNLPEPQSIYLEGALAHDSQILVTDAQTKREEVYDAELNGSAEEPAVILSSKMTLSLINLDANQQNGNVGKPGIESPLADDIEIIGHDEQ
- the LOC117889949 gene encoding uncharacterized protein LOC117889949 isoform X8, which gives rise to MPPAAVAPSQPATAKKRPSAVKEEGMTPKKTALIIVTVIGCIAILWPKVFHPMMFGSAPLPKQQNLKEQRSGAPGGCCDVVLDREQFMNASKPDAAVPFGPHLYRKHVNLYTGEISLRQERPAHLHPESIYQAMRERGRAIPATPTVPIVERKSSPSNPPPRIVDGRPGPIPGMRPPMGAGALQQPQQRGSSMGFLMPLYTIGIVVFFGYTIMKIAFKKQVPNAPYGPAPSDPGFRQQVFGQQAHSQVEDLGGTKLVVTAIQGLIDAADEQLNVRDKQRSDTDTETDLNKQNDSEKTKEQLEKENISNGHVNTITDQGAAGKQQQRKRRDLSAERELTSKLEGNLPEPQSIYLEGALAHDSQILVTDAQTKREEVYDAELNGSAEEPAVILSSKMTLSLINLDANQQNGNVGKPGIESPLADDIEIIGHDEQ
- the LOC117889949 gene encoding uncharacterized protein LOC117889949 isoform X1; translated protein: MPPAAVAPSQPATAKKRPSAVKEEGMTPKKTALIIVTVIGCIAILWPKVFHPMMFGSAPLPKQQNLKEQRSGAPGGCCDVVLDREQFMNASKPDAAVPFGPHLYRKHVNLYTGEISLRQERPAHLHPESIYQAMRERGRAIPATPTVPIVERKSSPSNPPPRIVDGRPGPIPGMRPPMGAGALQQPQQRGSSMGFLMPLYTIGIVVFFGYTIMKIAFKKQVPNAPYGPAPSDPGFRQQVFGQQAHSQVEDLGGTKLGWREHQTRSAAVKAQAQALEAPMNGRQRSHDEELYNVSVSATEVASSLSNSLKQHQEKMEKEQLMEIEKLRQKLEDTERAMAKLIAEMNTDQYEAKQNDSEKTKEQLEKENISNGHVNTITDQGAAGKQQQRKRRDLSAERELTVLGMEVTASCEGGRKWTGRPPTPVFRAPSEHSKLEGNLPEPQSIYLEGALAHDSQILVTDAQTKREEVYDAELNGSAEEPAVILSSKMTLSLINLDANQQNGNVGKPGIESPLADDIEIIGHDEQ
- the LOC117889949 gene encoding resistance to inhibitors of cholinesterase protein 3 isoform X3 gives rise to the protein MPPAAVAPSQPATAKKRPSAVKEEGMTPKKTALIIVTVIGCIAILWPKVFHPMMFGSAPLPKQQNLKEQRSGAPGGCCDVVLDREQFMNASKPDAAVPFGPHLYRKHVNLYTGEISLRQERPAHLHPESIYQAMRERGRAIPATPTVPIVERKSSPSNPPPRIVDGRPGPIPGMRPPMGAGALQQPQQRGSSMGFLMPLYTIGIVVFFGYTIMKIAFKKQVPNAPYGPAPSDPGFRQQVFGQQAHSQVEDLGGTKLGWREHQTRSAAVKAQAQALEAPMNGRQRSHDEELYNVSVSATEVASSLSNSLKQHQEKMEKEQLMEIEKLRQKLEDTERAMAKLIAEMNTDQYEAKQNDSEKTKEQLEKENISNGHVNTITDQGAAGKQQQRKRRDLSAERELTSKLEGNLPEPQSIYLEGALAHDSQILVTDAQTKREEVYDAELNGSAEEPAVILSSKMTLSLINLDANQQNGNVGKPGIESPLADDIEIIGHDEQ